In Bacillus cytotoxicus NVH 391-98, the following are encoded in one genomic region:
- the noc gene encoding nucleoid occlusion protein — translation MKNTFSRLFGFGDKMSELEIQNESHEDINKKIHEEIHEIPIANIIPNRYQPRTVFDDARIDELALTIRTHGLIQPIVVRQYEEDCYEIIAGERRFRAATKLGWEKVPAIIKNLNDTETASVALIENLQREELTAIEEAVAYQKLIELHNLTQEALAQRLGKGQSTIANKLRLLKLPEDIKRSLLEKSITERHARALIPLKNEELQLKVLQEIVEKQLNVKQTEERIAKLLEEVKPKRKAKKKAVSRDMRIAMNTIRQSLQMVAKSGLNVNSEEEEFDEYYQITIKIPKKK, via the coding sequence ATGAAAAATACGTTTTCTCGTTTATTTGGCTTTGGAGATAAAATGAGCGAACTCGAAATACAAAATGAAAGCCATGAAGATATAAATAAAAAGATACATGAAGAAATACATGAAATTCCGATAGCAAATATCATTCCAAACCGTTATCAACCACGGACGGTGTTTGATGATGCACGCATCGATGAACTAGCATTAACAATCCGTACGCATGGGCTTATTCAACCAATTGTTGTAAGGCAGTATGAAGAAGATTGTTATGAAATTATTGCCGGGGAAAGGCGTTTTCGTGCTGCAACGAAATTAGGATGGGAAAAGGTTCCTGCAATTATAAAAAACTTAAATGATACGGAAACAGCTTCAGTTGCTTTAATTGAAAACTTGCAACGTGAAGAGTTAACAGCAATTGAAGAAGCTGTTGCATATCAAAAGCTAATTGAGTTACATAATTTAACGCAAGAGGCACTCGCACAAAGACTTGGTAAAGGACAATCAACTATCGCAAATAAATTACGGTTATTAAAGTTACCTGAAGATATTAAAAGGTCATTATTAGAAAAAAGTATTACAGAGCGGCATGCTCGTGCACTTATTCCTTTGAAAAATGAAGAGTTACAGTTAAAAGTTTTACAAGAAATTGTGGAAAAACAATTGAATGTAAAACAGACAGAAGAGCGAATCGCAAAGTTACTTGAGGAAGTAAAACCGAAGCGTAAAGCAAAGAAAAAAGCGGTAAGTCGCGATATGAGGATTGCGATGAACACGATTAGGCAATCTTTACAAATGGTTGCAAAAAGCGGTTTGAATGTGAACTCTGAAGAAGAAGAATTTGATGAATATTATCAAATCACAATTAAAATTCCTAAGAAAAAATAA
- a CDS encoding DUF951 domain-containing protein yields the protein MEQKQYNLYDIVEMKKAHPCGENRWKIIRMGMDIRIKCEGCDHSVMIPRREFNRKMKKVLVKHEE from the coding sequence ATGGAGCAGAAGCAATATAACTTGTACGATATTGTGGAAATGAAGAAAGCCCATCCTTGTGGTGAAAATCGTTGGAAGATTATTCGTATGGGAATGGACATCCGCATTAAGTGCGAGGGATGTGACCATTCCGTAATGATTCCTCGAAGAGAATTTAATCGTAAGATGAAAAAAGTACTTGTGAAACATGAAGAATAG
- a CDS encoding mechanosensitive ion channel family protein, giving the protein MDLLTKWFDSIDWSHIGMGAIKIVVILVLGAIVVRIARAIVRNAFRMGSRSPIQISERRTMTVAKLLENIVAYVVIFIMLIAILGIFGINASGLLAGAGVIGLAVGFGAQSLVKDVITGLFILLEDQFSVGDYVRIGQFEGVVLEIGLRTTKIKSWTGEIHILPNGGIMQVTNFSVSNSVAFVDVSISYESDIDQAERVIEELLEELPAKYEDMVTKPELLGVQTLAASEVVLRVIAEVAPMKHAIIARALRKEIKNRLDLHGIEIPYPRMVLYNREEMVNNTAN; this is encoded by the coding sequence ATGGATTTATTAACTAAATGGTTTGATTCTATTGATTGGTCCCATATTGGAATGGGAGCAATCAAAATAGTAGTTATTTTAGTGCTTGGTGCAATTGTAGTTAGAATTGCTAGGGCAATTGTAAGAAATGCATTTCGAATGGGCAGCCGTTCGCCGATTCAAATTTCAGAGCGCCGTACAATGACGGTAGCAAAACTGCTTGAAAATATTGTGGCATACGTTGTTATATTTATTATGCTAATTGCTATTTTAGGGATATTTGGCATTAATGCATCAGGTTTATTAGCGGGGGCAGGGGTAATCGGTTTAGCGGTCGGTTTTGGTGCCCAAAGTTTAGTAAAAGACGTTATTACAGGATTGTTTATTTTATTAGAAGATCAATTTTCAGTTGGTGATTATGTTCGCATTGGTCAGTTTGAAGGTGTTGTTTTAGAAATTGGGCTACGTACAACGAAAATAAAAAGTTGGACAGGCGAAATTCATATTTTACCTAACGGAGGCATTATGCAAGTAACGAACTTCTCTGTTAGCAACAGCGTCGCATTTGTTGATGTTTCTATCTCTTATGAGAGTGATATTGACCAAGCAGAACGAGTGATTGAAGAATTATTAGAAGAATTGCCTGCAAAATATGAAGATATGGTAACAAAGCCAGAATTATTAGGTGTTCAAACACTTGCTGCATCTGAAGTTGTATTGCGTGTAATTGCTGAAGTAGCGCCGATGAAACATGCAATTATTGCAAGAGCTCTTCGAAAAGAGATTAAAAATCGTCTTGATTTACACGGTATTGAAATTCCATATCCACGTATGGTTTTATATAATCGTGAAGAAATGGTTAATAACACAGCAAATTAA
- the rsmG gene encoding 16S rRNA (guanine(527)-N(7))-methyltransferase RsmG, which produces MNIEQFQSMLGERGISLSPRQLEQFEMYFETLVEWNEKMNLTAITEKEEVYLKHFFDSITAAFYYDFSNPLSICDVGAGAGFPSIPLKICFPHLKVTIVDSLQKRINFLNHLAQKLELSDVAFCHDRAETFGKKEHVRESYDIVMARAVARLSVLSELCLPLVKVGGTFIAMKGAAANEEIENGKYAVEVLGGQLEEVSTFQLPFEESERNILLIKKKRKTPKKYPRKPGTPNKLPIEK; this is translated from the coding sequence ATGAACATAGAACAATTTCAATCTATGCTAGGAGAAAGAGGGATTTCCCTTTCTCCTAGACAATTAGAGCAATTTGAAATGTATTTTGAAACATTAGTAGAGTGGAACGAAAAAATGAATTTAACAGCGATTACGGAGAAAGAAGAAGTGTACTTAAAACATTTTTTTGACTCTATTACTGCTGCTTTTTACTACGATTTTTCAAATCCACTATCTATTTGTGATGTTGGCGCAGGTGCAGGATTTCCGAGTATACCATTAAAAATTTGTTTCCCGCACTTAAAAGTAACAATTGTTGATTCACTGCAAAAGCGGATTAACTTTTTGAATCACTTAGCACAAAAACTGGAGCTCAGTGACGTTGCTTTCTGTCATGATCGTGCTGAAACATTCGGTAAAAAAGAACATGTACGTGAATCATACGATATTGTAATGGCGCGTGCAGTAGCTCGCCTTTCTGTATTAAGTGAATTATGTTTACCGCTTGTAAAGGTTGGCGGAACATTTATTGCCATGAAAGGTGCAGCAGCTAATGAAGAGATTGAAAATGGTAAATATGCTGTAGAAGTGCTTGGCGGACAATTAGAAGAGGTATCTACGTTCCAATTGCCATTTGAAGAGAGTGAACGGAACATTTTATTAATCAAGAAAAAGCGCAAAACACCGAAAAAATATCCACGTAAGCCAGGTACACCCAATAAATTACCTATTGAAAAATAA
- the soj gene encoding sporulation initiation inhibitor protein Soj produces the protein MGKIIAIANQKGGVGKTTTSVNLGAGLAQMGKKVLLVDIDAQGNATTGVGIEKSELDQCIYNVLVEDTAVQEVIKKTATENLDVLPATIQLAGAEIELVPTISREVRLQRALQPVRTEYDYVIIDCPPSLGLLTINALTAADSVIIPVQCEYYALEGLSQLLNTVRLVQKHLNKNLAIQGVLLTMLDARTNLGIQVIDEVKKYFRDKVYRSIIPRNVRLSEAPSHGKPIMQYDAKSRGAEVYIDLAEEVIAGG, from the coding sequence ATGGGAAAAATCATTGCCATTGCTAACCAAAAAGGCGGTGTTGGAAAAACAACAACATCCGTTAATTTAGGAGCCGGATTGGCACAAATGGGAAAGAAAGTTCTTCTTGTTGATATTGATGCTCAAGGGAATGCAACAACTGGTGTTGGAATTGAAAAGTCCGAATTAGATCAATGTATTTATAATGTCCTTGTAGAAGACACAGCTGTTCAAGAGGTTATAAAGAAGACCGCAACTGAAAACTTAGATGTTCTACCCGCTACCATTCAATTAGCAGGAGCTGAGATTGAATTGGTGCCAACCATTTCCCGGGAAGTACGTTTGCAGAGGGCATTGCAACCAGTTCGTACTGAATATGATTACGTTATTATTGATTGTCCTCCATCTTTAGGTTTGTTAACAATTAATGCGTTAACAGCAGCCGATTCTGTCATTATCCCTGTTCAATGTGAATATTACGCATTAGAAGGATTGAGCCAACTATTAAATACAGTTCGTCTTGTACAAAAGCATTTAAATAAAAATTTAGCAATTCAAGGCGTATTATTAACGATGTTAGATGCGCGCACAAATCTAGGAATTCAAGTTATAGATGAAGTGAAAAAATACTTTAGAGATAAGGTATATCGTTCTATTATTCCACGCAATGTTCGTTTGAGCGAGGCGCCGAGTCATGGTAAACCGATTATGCAGTATGATGCTAAATCAAGAGGGGCTGAAGTATATATAGATTTAGCAGAGGAAGTGATTGCAGGTGGCTAA
- a CDS encoding ParB/RepB/Spo0J family partition protein has protein sequence MAKGLGRGINAFFPDLDVKEEETIQEIAVTELRPNPYQPRKNFHKEAIQELAISIKEHGILQPLIARKSIKGYEIVAGERRYRAAKEANLEKVPVVVRKLSEQQMMELALLENLQREDLNPMEEAMAYQMLMNELNVTQEQLAKRLGKSRPYIANYTRLLTLPSFVQDMIASGKLSMAHGRTLLTIKDEEQLKSLLKRIEKEGLNVRQLEKIVQEINQRVSRETKKKKKERNIFFIERETILREKFGTEVKIKETKKEKGKIEIEFFNKEDLNRILELLSGGN, from the coding sequence GTGGCTAAAGGACTGGGAAGAGGAATAAATGCATTTTTCCCTGATTTAGATGTGAAAGAAGAAGAAACGATTCAAGAGATTGCAGTAACTGAACTAAGACCTAACCCGTACCAACCTAGAAAAAACTTTCATAAAGAAGCGATTCAAGAATTAGCAATCTCTATTAAAGAACATGGCATTTTACAACCTTTAATTGCGCGAAAGAGTATTAAAGGGTATGAAATCGTAGCTGGTGAAAGAAGATATAGAGCTGCAAAGGAAGCAAATCTTGAAAAGGTACCAGTTGTTGTACGTAAATTGAGCGAGCAGCAAATGATGGAACTCGCTCTTCTTGAAAATTTACAGCGTGAAGATTTAAATCCAATGGAAGAGGCTATGGCCTATCAAATGTTAATGAATGAGCTAAATGTAACACAAGAACAATTAGCGAAGCGCCTTGGAAAAAGTAGACCGTATATCGCGAATTACACAAGGTTACTGACTCTCCCTTCATTTGTGCAAGATATGATTGCAAGTGGGAAGTTATCAATGGCACATGGACGCACCTTACTTACCATTAAGGATGAAGAACAATTAAAATCTTTATTAAAGCGCATTGAAAAAGAAGGCTTGAATGTTCGGCAATTAGAAAAAATTGTTCAAGAGATCAATCAGCGAGTTTCACGTGAAACAAAGAAGAAGAAAAAAGAAAGAAATATCTTTTTTATAGAACGTGAAACAATATTAAGAGAAAAGTTCGGTACAGAGGTGAAAATTAAGGAAACAAAAAAAGAAAAAGGGAAAATCGAAATCGAATTTTTTAATAAAGAAGATTTGAATCGAATTTTAGAACTACTTTCAGGGGGGAACTGA
- the yyaC gene encoding spore protease YyaC: protein MNIGSFRLPFFEKESQNVMHHDVEASEILSNFLLSHIPTESPLILVCIGTDRSTGDALGPLVGTKLEQINIQNFQVFGTLDEPVHALNLEENIQNIQSSNPNSFIIAVDACLGKSQNIGSITVGKGPSKPGAAMNKKLPAVGELHIHGIVNLNGFMEFFVLQNTRLSLVMKMADVIAQSIKETDQKLSVLKKANHL, encoded by the coding sequence ATGAATATTGGGAGTTTTCGCTTACCTTTTTTTGAAAAAGAATCACAAAATGTTATGCATCATGATGTAGAAGCCTCAGAAATATTAAGCAATTTCTTACTATCACACATACCGACCGAATCACCACTTATACTAGTTTGCATAGGAACAGACCGTTCAACTGGTGATGCACTTGGGCCGCTAGTTGGTACAAAATTAGAACAAATAAATATTCAAAACTTCCAAGTATTCGGCACCCTTGATGAACCTGTGCACGCTCTAAATCTCGAAGAAAATATTCAGAATATACAATCTTCAAATCCGAATTCTTTTATTATTGCAGTTGATGCATGTCTTGGCAAGTCACAAAATATCGGTTCCATAACGGTAGGAAAAGGACCTAGTAAACCAGGCGCTGCAATGAATAAAAAACTTCCAGCAGTGGGAGAATTACATATACATGGCATTGTAAATTTAAATGGTTTTATGGAATTTTTTGTGCTTCAAAATACAAGATTAAGCTTAGTGATGAAAATGGCCGATGTAATCGCCCAAAGCATAAAAGAAACAGATCAAAAGTTATCTGTATTAAAAAAGGCAAACCATCTGTAA